One stretch of Microbacterium terrae DNA includes these proteins:
- a CDS encoding HPr family phosphocarrier protein, translating into MRTTRPGGAASARGTVVTLTAEGEGADQALGEFVELLETDLDAA; encoded by the coding sequence ATGCGGACGACGCGGCCCGGAGGTGCGGCATCGGCCCGTGGTACCGTCGTGACACTCACGGCGGAGGGAGAGGGTGCCGATCAGGCCCTCGGCGAGTTCGTCGAACTCCTCGAGACCGACCTCGACGCCGCATGA
- a CDS encoding MBL fold metallo-hydrolase, protein MRVTKFEHAALTLVEADRTLVIDPGNFTSPLGLERVVAVVITHEHPDHWTPAHLTRILSAFPDTPIFAPEGVARAASDFAITVVHPGDRVEADPFTLEFFGGRHAVIHESIPVIDNVGVLVNDEFYYPGDSYAVPAGKPVQLLAAPVGAPWLKIGEAMDFVLAVAPRRAFGTHDMTLSVIGRDMGRSRLTWAVEQGGGEFVVLDPGDGTDL, encoded by the coding sequence ATGCGAGTCACCAAGTTCGAGCACGCCGCCCTCACCCTCGTCGAAGCGGACCGCACGCTCGTCATCGACCCCGGGAACTTCACGTCGCCGCTCGGGCTCGAGCGCGTCGTCGCGGTGGTGATCACCCACGAGCATCCCGACCACTGGACGCCCGCCCACCTCACGCGCATCCTCTCCGCGTTCCCCGACACCCCGATCTTCGCCCCCGAGGGCGTAGCCCGAGCCGCGTCGGACTTCGCGATCACCGTCGTCCACCCGGGCGACCGTGTGGAGGCCGATCCGTTCACCCTCGAGTTCTTCGGTGGGCGGCACGCCGTGATCCACGAGTCGATCCCCGTGATCGACAACGTGGGCGTGCTCGTGAACGACGAGTTCTACTACCCGGGCGACTCGTACGCCGTGCCCGCCGGCAAGCCCGTGCAGCTGCTCGCCGCCCCTGTGGGTGCGCCCTGGCTGAAGATCGGCGAGGCGATGGACTTCGTGCTGGCCGTCGCCCCGCGTCGCGCCTTCGGCACGCACGACATGACGCTGTCCGTGATCGGCCGCGACATGGGCCGCTCTCGTCTGACCTGGGCGGTCGAGCAGGGTGGCGGCGAGTTCGTCGTGCTCGATCCGGGCGACGGCACCGATCTCTAG
- a CDS encoding DUF4349 domain-containing protein: MNATQNPPLEASLPELDDARIDAIEDAVFADIARERASETTRRTRRGRLWMGGAAAAAVIAVAAVIAPAVTGLVTGTSSGSDSAAVAPAMEPGVAPDSATDFTGSEESAGRDDAGAMSEPADGMAGRDIITTASASVVVADTAAAAEAVGDAATAAGGYVESMNVDTTATTSAPIEGDGVVSDTYPYPYPGSGAWITVRVPADALPDVVADLGEVGEVTASSITRQDVSQQTVDLQARVDASQASVDRLTELMGEAGDLSDLIAAEAALAERQATLEAYQMELERLDDQVAMSTLTVSLVAETDPVEADPAGFTDGLEAGWNGLVATLNGIVIALGFLLPWLAVAAAAALIVWGVVRLRRRRRTAVAPPTDDAD, encoded by the coding sequence ATGAACGCCACGCAGAACCCGCCGCTCGAGGCATCGCTCCCCGAGCTCGACGACGCGCGCATCGACGCCATCGAAGACGCCGTCTTCGCCGACATCGCCCGCGAACGCGCGTCCGAGACCACCCGGCGCACGCGTCGAGGACGACTCTGGATGGGCGGCGCGGCCGCCGCCGCGGTGATCGCCGTCGCAGCCGTCATCGCCCCGGCGGTCACCGGCCTCGTGACCGGCACATCGAGCGGCTCCGACAGCGCGGCGGTGGCGCCGGCGATGGAGCCGGGCGTCGCCCCCGACTCGGCGACCGACTTCACCGGCTCCGAGGAGTCCGCGGGACGCGACGACGCCGGCGCCATGAGCGAGCCCGCCGACGGCATGGCCGGGCGCGACATCATCACCACCGCGTCCGCCTCGGTCGTCGTCGCCGACACGGCCGCCGCCGCCGAGGCGGTCGGCGATGCGGCCACCGCCGCGGGCGGGTACGTCGAGTCGATGAACGTCGACACGACGGCGACGACCTCGGCCCCGATCGAGGGCGACGGGGTCGTCTCCGACACCTACCCGTATCCGTATCCCGGCTCGGGCGCCTGGATCACGGTGCGCGTCCCCGCAGACGCGCTCCCCGATGTCGTCGCCGACCTCGGCGAGGTGGGCGAGGTAACGGCATCGTCGATCACCCGCCAGGACGTGTCGCAGCAGACTGTCGATCTGCAGGCGCGGGTCGACGCGTCCCAGGCCTCGGTCGACCGCCTCACCGAGCTCATGGGCGAAGCGGGCGACCTGTCCGACCTGATCGCCGCCGAGGCGGCGCTCGCGGAGCGCCAGGCGACGCTCGAGGCGTACCAGATGGAGCTGGAGAGGCTCGACGACCAGGTCGCGATGTCGACTCTCACGGTGTCGCTCGTTGCCGAGACCGATCCCGTCGAGGCCGACCCCGCCGGCTTCACCGATGGCCTCGAGGCCGGTTGGAACGGACTGGTCGCGACCCTGAACGGCATCGTGATCGCGCTCGGCTTCCTGCTCCCCTGGCTCGCCGTCGCCGCCGCCGCCGCCCTCATCGTCTGGGGCGTCGTGCGGCTGCGTCGTCGTCGCCGCACCGCTGTCGCGCCCCCCACGGACGACGCGGACTGA
- a CDS encoding RNA polymerase sigma factor: MTDDGPTGDALLVAQAAGGSERAFRALYRAYVRPVYWLAHGLLGDAADAEDVTQETFLVAWRRLPGFELAGESLLPWLVTVCRLQAANRMRRQKRDRENTTHGVDDTLPATVDVEDQVIGADLADRILHAVEGLSALDRDIFRLCATEGYGYQAAADELGVAHGVVRNRLSRIRTRLRTVVKEST; this comes from the coding sequence ATGACCGACGACGGACCGACAGGCGACGCCCTGCTGGTGGCTCAGGCCGCCGGCGGCAGCGAACGCGCGTTCCGCGCGCTCTACCGCGCGTACGTGCGGCCGGTCTACTGGCTCGCCCACGGCCTCCTCGGCGACGCCGCGGACGCCGAGGACGTCACCCAGGAGACGTTCCTGGTCGCGTGGCGCCGGCTCCCGGGGTTCGAGCTCGCCGGAGAGTCGCTGCTCCCCTGGCTCGTGACGGTGTGCCGCCTTCAGGCGGCGAACCGGATGCGGCGCCAGAAGCGCGATCGCGAGAACACGACCCACGGGGTCGACGACACGCTGCCCGCGACCGTCGACGTCGAGGATCAGGTGATCGGCGCCGACCTCGCAGACCGGATCCTGCACGCCGTGGAGGGCCTCTCGGCCCTCGACCGCGACATCTTCCGGCTGTGCGCGACCGAGGGGTACGGCTACCAGGCGGCAGCCGACGAGCTCGGCGTGGCGCACGGAGTCGTCCGCAACCGTCTCTCCCGCATCCGCACGAGACTGCGGACGGTCGTGAAGGAGAGCACATGA
- a CDS encoding TerC family protein produces MDLELPLWFEIGSLVILTLILIADLLLILKRPHIPSTKESTLWVVFYVTLALIFAGLMWLFAGPEYAGQFVAGWLTEYSLSIDNLFVFVLIMTQFAVPRRYQQEVLMVGIIIALVLRGLFILAGAAIIEQFSWVFYIFGAFLVWTAIRQAFPGGDHDDDVKQENFVVRLLRRTIDISDHYDGAKIRTIVDGKKMFTPMIIVFAAIGVTDLLFAIDSIPAIFGITQSPFIVFTANLFALMGLRQLYFLLGDLLDRLRYLHYGIAFILAFIGVKLVFHAMHVNELPFINNGEHIEWAPEISTWTSLAVIVIAMTVATVASLIAAGREKRAATPLEAAEAVAEEKGTPPTV; encoded by the coding sequence ATGGACCTCGAACTCCCGCTGTGGTTCGAAATCGGATCCCTCGTGATCCTCACCCTGATCCTGATCGCCGATCTGCTGCTGATCCTCAAGCGCCCGCACATCCCGTCGACGAAGGAGTCCACCCTCTGGGTGGTGTTCTACGTCACGCTGGCGCTCATCTTCGCCGGCCTCATGTGGCTGTTCGCCGGGCCCGAGTACGCCGGCCAGTTCGTGGCCGGCTGGCTGACCGAGTACAGCCTGTCGATCGACAACCTCTTCGTCTTCGTGCTGATCATGACGCAGTTCGCGGTGCCGCGCCGCTATCAGCAGGAGGTGCTGATGGTCGGCATCATCATCGCGCTGGTGCTGCGCGGCCTGTTCATCCTGGCCGGCGCCGCGATCATCGAGCAGTTCAGCTGGGTGTTCTACATCTTCGGCGCCTTCCTGGTGTGGACCGCGATCCGCCAGGCGTTTCCGGGCGGCGACCACGACGACGACGTGAAGCAGGAGAACTTCGTCGTGCGTCTGCTGCGCCGCACCATCGACATCAGCGACCACTACGACGGCGCGAAGATCCGCACGATCGTCGACGGCAAGAAGATGTTCACGCCGATGATCATCGTCTTCGCGGCGATCGGCGTCACCGACCTGCTGTTCGCGATCGACTCGATCCCGGCGATCTTCGGGATCACCCAGAGCCCGTTCATCGTGTTCACGGCGAACCTCTTCGCGCTGATGGGTCTGCGCCAGCTCTACTTCCTGCTGGGCGACCTCCTCGACCGCCTCCGATACCTCCACTACGGCATCGCGTTCATCCTCGCCTTCATCGGCGTGAAGCTCGTGTTCCACGCGATGCACGTCAACGAGCTGCCGTTCATCAACAACGGCGAGCACATCGAATGGGCGCCCGAGATCTCGACGTGGACCTCGCTCGCGGTCATCGTGATCGCGATGACCGTGGCCACGGTCGCCAGCCTCATCGCGGCCGGCCGTGAGAAGCGCGCCGCGACGCCGCTGGAGGCCGCCGAGGCCGTCGCCGAGGAGAAGGGCACGCCGCCGACGGTCTGA
- the leuC gene encoding 3-isopropylmalate dehydratase large subunit, with amino-acid sequence MTTTDVPGIPDRPRTLAEKVWDDHLVVKGVDGQPDLIYIDLHLVHEVTSPQAFDGLRAEGRPVRRLDLTIATEDHNTPTLDIDKPIADLTSRTQIETLRRNAEEFGVRLHSLGDKEQGIVHVVGPQLGLTMPGITVVCGDSHTSTHGAFGAMAFGIGTSEVEHVLATQTLPLKPFKTMAITVEGDLRPGVTAKDVVLAIIAKIGANGGQGYVLEFRGSAIRSLSMEGRMTVCNMSIEAGARAGMVAPDETTFAYVKGRDHAPTGQDWDDAVAYWRTLPSDEGAVYDAEVFLDAAELEPFVTWGTNPGQGVSLSGTVPTPADFADPNERAAAERALEYMDLVPGTPLKDVPVDAVFMGSCTNSRIEDLRAFASVIEGRTKADGVRVMVVPGSARVRLEAEAEGLDKVIEAFGAEWRFAGCSMCLGMNPDQLAPGERCASTSNRNFEGRQGKGGRTHLVSPLVAAATAVLGHLASPSDLPAREKVEA; translated from the coding sequence ATGACCACAACCGACGTGCCCGGCATCCCCGACCGCCCCCGTACCCTCGCCGAGAAGGTGTGGGACGACCATCTGGTCGTCAAGGGCGTGGACGGACAGCCGGATCTGATCTACATCGACCTGCACCTGGTTCACGAGGTGACGAGCCCGCAGGCTTTCGACGGCCTCCGCGCCGAGGGGCGCCCGGTGCGCCGCCTCGACCTCACGATCGCCACAGAGGACCACAACACCCCGACGCTCGACATCGACAAGCCGATCGCCGATCTCACCAGCCGGACCCAGATCGAGACGCTGCGTCGCAATGCCGAGGAGTTCGGGGTGCGTCTGCACTCCCTGGGCGACAAGGAGCAGGGGATCGTCCACGTCGTGGGCCCGCAGCTCGGTCTCACGATGCCCGGCATCACCGTCGTGTGCGGCGACAGCCACACCTCGACCCACGGCGCCTTCGGCGCGATGGCGTTCGGCATCGGCACGAGCGAGGTCGAGCACGTGCTGGCCACGCAGACGCTGCCGCTGAAGCCGTTCAAGACGATGGCCATCACCGTGGAGGGTGACCTGCGGCCCGGCGTGACCGCCAAGGACGTGGTGCTCGCCATCATCGCCAAGATCGGCGCCAACGGCGGACAGGGCTACGTGCTCGAGTTCCGCGGGAGCGCGATCCGCAGCCTCTCGATGGAGGGGCGCATGACGGTGTGCAACATGTCGATCGAGGCCGGCGCCCGCGCGGGCATGGTCGCCCCCGACGAGACCACGTTCGCCTATGTCAAGGGCCGCGATCACGCGCCGACCGGCCAGGACTGGGACGACGCCGTCGCCTACTGGCGCACGCTTCCGAGCGACGAGGGCGCCGTTTATGACGCCGAGGTGTTCCTGGATGCCGCCGAGCTCGAGCCGTTCGTGACGTGGGGCACCAACCCGGGGCAGGGCGTGTCGCTCTCGGGCACCGTCCCGACCCCCGCCGACTTCGCCGACCCCAACGAGCGCGCCGCCGCCGAGCGGGCGCTGGAGTACATGGACCTCGTGCCTGGCACGCCGCTCAAGGACGTCCCCGTCGACGCCGTGTTCATGGGCTCGTGCACCAACAGCCGCATCGAGGACCTGCGCGCGTTCGCCTCGGTCATCGAGGGCCGCACCAAGGCCGACGGCGTGCGCGTCATGGTCGTGCCCGGTTCGGCACGCGTGCGCCTCGAGGCCGAGGCCGAGGGTCTCGACAAGGTCATCGAAGCCTTCGGCGCCGAGTGGCGGTTCGCCGGGTGCTCGATGTGCCTGGGCATGAACCCCGACCAGCTGGCGCCGGGGGAGCGGTGCGCCTCCACGAGCAACCGCAACTTCGAGGGTCGCCAGGGCAAGGGCGGGCGCACGCACCTCGTCTCACCGCTGGTCGCCGCGGCCACGGCGGTGCTCGGCCACCTCGCCAGCCCGTCCGATCTGCCCGCGCGCGAGAAGGTCGAGGCCTGA
- the leuD gene encoding 3-isopropylmalate dehydratase small subunit produces the protein MEKFTTHTGVAAALKRSAVDTDQIIPAVYLKRVTKTGFEDALFANWRQDPEFVLNQPAFAGASILVTGPDFGTGSSREHAVWALRDYGFAVVLSTKFADIFRGNSGKQGLVTGVISEADLEAIWAAIDAEPGISMTVDLEARRARIGELEVGFDIDDYTRWRLLEGLDDIGLTLREEDKIAQFEARREAWRPRTLPVPAASAT, from the coding sequence ATGGAGAAGTTCACAACCCACACCGGTGTCGCCGCGGCACTGAAGCGCTCGGCCGTCGACACCGATCAGATCATCCCCGCCGTCTACCTCAAGCGGGTCACGAAGACGGGCTTCGAGGATGCCCTGTTCGCGAACTGGCGGCAGGATCCCGAGTTCGTGCTCAACCAGCCGGCGTTCGCGGGCGCGAGCATCCTCGTCACCGGCCCCGACTTCGGCACCGGATCGAGCCGGGAGCACGCCGTCTGGGCGCTGCGCGACTACGGATTCGCGGTCGTGCTGAGCACCAAGTTCGCCGACATCTTCCGTGGCAACTCGGGCAAGCAGGGCCTGGTGACGGGCGTCATCTCCGAGGCAGACCTCGAAGCGATCTGGGCGGCGATCGACGCCGAGCCCGGAATCTCGATGACGGTCGATCTCGAGGCGCGACGCGCACGGATCGGCGAGCTCGAGGTCGGCTTCGACATCGATGATTACACTAGGTGGCGGCTTCTCGAAGGGCTCGACGACATCGGGCTCACGCTGCGCGAGGAAGACAAGATCGCGCAGTTCGAGGCACGTCGCGAGGCATGGCGGCCCCGCACCCTCCCGGTTCCGGCCGCGAGCGCCACGTAA
- the murA gene encoding UDP-N-acetylglucosamine 1-carboxyvinyltransferase, with the protein MKSLLSETPNAQAGEKGMTGETLAIRGGRPLTGRVEVKGAKNLVTKAMVAALLGETASTLRDVPDISDVQVVRSLLEVHGVTVVDGEEEGTFHLDPSGAVAAHFEEIDAHAGASRIPILFCGPLLHLLGEALIPDLGGCRIGDRPINFHMDALRAFGAVVDKSYEGIRITAPGGLHGANIDLPYPSVGATEQVLLTAVKARGTTELRNAAIEPEIMDLIAVLQKMGAIISYEPNRVILIEGVDTLQGYDHRAIFDRNEAASWACAALATDGDIFVGGARQQEMLTFLNVFRKAGGWFDVREDGIQFRRGGALKPVVVETDVHPGFMTDWQQPLIVALTQAEGRSTVHETVYENRLGFTQALNQMGADIVVHPQGIDAPDRRVPRRALEQAAVITGPTPLHAADVEVPDLRGGYSYVIAALAAEGESTVRNVGIIRRGYEKFFAKLDALGADFDVVD; encoded by the coding sequence ATGAAGTCGCTTCTCAGTGAGACGCCGAACGCACAGGCAGGAGAGAAGGGGATGACCGGTGAAACGCTCGCCATCCGCGGCGGACGACCGCTGACCGGACGCGTCGAGGTCAAGGGCGCGAAGAACCTGGTCACCAAGGCGATGGTGGCCGCTCTCCTCGGTGAGACGGCCAGCACCCTGCGCGACGTCCCCGACATCAGCGACGTGCAGGTCGTCCGCTCCCTCCTCGAGGTGCACGGCGTCACCGTGGTCGACGGCGAGGAGGAAGGCACCTTCCACCTCGATCCGAGCGGGGCCGTCGCCGCGCACTTCGAGGAGATCGACGCGCACGCCGGTGCATCGCGCATCCCGATCCTGTTCTGCGGCCCGCTGCTGCACCTGCTCGGCGAGGCGCTCATCCCCGATCTCGGCGGTTGCCGCATCGGCGACCGGCCGATCAACTTCCACATGGACGCGCTGCGCGCCTTCGGTGCGGTCGTCGACAAGAGCTATGAGGGGATCCGCATCACCGCCCCGGGCGGGCTCCACGGTGCGAACATCGACCTGCCGTACCCGAGCGTCGGGGCCACCGAGCAGGTGCTTCTCACGGCCGTGAAGGCGCGCGGCACGACCGAGCTTCGCAACGCCGCGATCGAGCCCGAGATCATGGACCTCATCGCGGTGCTGCAGAAGATGGGCGCGATCATCTCCTACGAGCCGAACCGCGTCATCCTCATCGAGGGTGTCGACACGCTCCAGGGGTACGACCACCGCGCGATCTTCGATCGCAACGAGGCGGCTTCGTGGGCGTGCGCCGCGCTGGCCACCGACGGCGACATCTTCGTCGGCGGCGCTCGTCAGCAGGAGATGCTGACGTTCCTCAACGTCTTCCGCAAGGCGGGCGGGTGGTTCGACGTGCGCGAGGACGGCATCCAGTTCCGTCGCGGCGGCGCGCTCAAGCCCGTCGTCGTCGAGACCGACGTGCACCCCGGCTTCATGACCGACTGGCAGCAGCCGCTCATCGTCGCGCTCACTCAGGCCGAAGGCCGCTCGACGGTGCACGAGACGGTGTACGAGAACCGCCTCGGGTTCACCCAGGCCCTCAACCAGATGGGCGCCGACATCGTCGTGCATCCGCAGGGCATCGACGCGCCGGATCGCCGCGTTCCCCGTCGGGCGCTCGAGCAGGCCGCCGTCATCACGGGGCCGACCCCGCTGCACGCTGCCGACGTCGAGGTGCCCGACCTGCGCGGCGGATACAGCTATGTGATCGCGGCTCTCGCGGCCGAGGGCGAGTCGACCGTGCGCAACGTCGGCATCATCCGCCGCGGCTACGAGAAGTTCTTCGCCAAGCTCGACGCCCTCGGCGCCGACTTCGACGTCGTCGACTGA
- a CDS encoding lysophospholipid acyltransferase family protein — translation MTVARNRVRASAEKTKPSVFWALAAVVVPLVGIIFKIEVEGAEKLPREGAYVVAPNHASEIDPLVVAVAVWRAGRAPRFMAKESLFRVPVLGWALRVTGMVPVARSTSASAARATLEASETLVRHGRGVIVYPEGTLTRDPDLWPMRGKTGAVRLAAAGGIPLIPMAQWGAQQVLPRYGKLKLWPLRRRVRVLIGDPIDLSGRFGTSPSPAALVSATDELMADVSGLLGQLRGEAAPAERWNPADHGQRETGRLES, via the coding sequence CTGACCGTGGCGCGAAACCGGGTCCGCGCCTCCGCCGAGAAGACGAAGCCCAGCGTCTTCTGGGCGCTGGCTGCCGTCGTCGTGCCGCTGGTCGGGATCATCTTCAAGATCGAGGTCGAGGGCGCCGAGAAGCTGCCCCGCGAGGGCGCGTACGTCGTGGCACCCAACCACGCGAGCGAGATCGACCCGCTCGTCGTCGCCGTCGCCGTGTGGCGGGCCGGCCGCGCCCCGCGCTTCATGGCGAAGGAGAGCCTGTTCCGCGTTCCGGTGCTCGGCTGGGCGCTCCGCGTCACCGGCATGGTGCCCGTCGCCCGCTCGACCTCCGCTTCGGCGGCCCGCGCGACCCTCGAGGCCTCCGAGACGCTCGTGCGCCACGGCCGCGGGGTCATCGTCTATCCCGAGGGCACGCTCACCCGCGACCCCGACCTCTGGCCCATGCGCGGCAAGACCGGCGCCGTTCGCCTGGCGGCGGCGGGCGGCATCCCGCTCATCCCGATGGCGCAGTGGGGCGCGCAGCAGGTGCTCCCGCGCTACGGCAAGCTCAAGCTCTGGCCGCTGCGCCGCCGCGTGCGGGTGCTCATTGGCGATCCCATCGACCTCTCCGGTCGCTTCGGGACGTCGCCGTCGCCGGCGGCCCTCGTCTCGGCGACCGATGAGCTGATGGCCGACGTGTCGGGGCTCCTCGGGCAGCTCCGCGGCGAGGCCGCTCCGGCCGAGCGCTGGAACCCGGCCGACCACGGCCAGAGAGAGACGGGGCGCCTTGAGTCGTAG
- a CDS encoding NAD(P)H-dependent glycerol-3-phosphate dehydrogenase gives MSRRQEPARPRVAVVGAGSWGTTFGKILADGGADVVMWARRPELANEIHQAKRNSEYLPGINLPRGMSATHHLSEALEGADQVFLSIPSQAVRENLKAVRPLVSASEVPIVSLMKGVERRTGLRMSQVIEQELHCDPARIAVASGPNLALEIAREQPTAAVISSTSQETAEAVARLARNRYFRTFVNTDVIGTEFGGVLKNLIAVAIGIVDGVGYGENTKASIITRGLVEMTDFAVAFGAQPETLQGLAGLGDLIATCQSPLSRNNTAGRLLGQGYRFDDVVKQMNQTAEGLASVAPILQLAREVDVEMPIVQQVKMVLDGTMDPRDIAPHLTTDDDTPQGERTNNGQAGGGGALWRSIQRALDQFRNGGRGAAGDRP, from the coding sequence TTGAGTCGTAGACAGGAACCAGCTCGTCCCCGCGTCGCCGTCGTCGGAGCCGGCAGCTGGGGCACCACGTTCGGCAAGATCCTCGCCGACGGCGGCGCCGATGTCGTCATGTGGGCCCGCCGCCCCGAGCTCGCGAACGAGATCCACCAGGCCAAGCGCAACAGCGAGTACCTCCCCGGCATCAACCTGCCGCGCGGCATGTCGGCGACGCATCACCTCTCCGAGGCGCTCGAGGGAGCGGACCAGGTCTTCCTGTCGATCCCGAGCCAGGCGGTCCGGGAGAACCTCAAGGCGGTCCGGCCGCTCGTCTCGGCGTCGGAGGTTCCCATCGTCTCGCTGATGAAGGGCGTCGAACGTCGCACCGGCCTGCGGATGAGCCAGGTCATCGAGCAGGAGCTGCACTGCGATCCGGCGCGCATCGCCGTGGCGTCGGGCCCGAACCTCGCGCTCGAGATCGCGCGCGAGCAGCCCACTGCCGCGGTCATCTCGTCGACGAGCCAGGAGACGGCGGAGGCGGTCGCGCGCCTCGCACGCAACCGCTACTTCCGCACGTTCGTCAACACCGACGTGATCGGCACGGAGTTCGGCGGGGTGCTGAAGAACCTGATCGCCGTCGCGATCGGCATCGTCGACGGCGTCGGCTACGGCGAGAACACCAAGGCGTCGATCATCACGCGCGGACTCGTCGAGATGACCGACTTCGCCGTCGCGTTCGGCGCCCAGCCCGAGACGCTGCAGGGACTCGCGGGCCTCGGAGACCTCATCGCGACGTGCCAGTCGCCGCTCAGTCGCAACAACACCGCCGGGCGGCTGCTCGGCCAGGGATACCGCTTCGACGACGTCGTCAAGCAGATGAACCAGACAGCCGAGGGGCTGGCGTCGGTGGCGCCGATCCTGCAGCTCGCGCGGGAGGTGGACGTCGAGATGCCCATCGTTCAGCAGGTGAAGATGGTGCTCGACGGCACGATGGACCCGCGCGACATCGCCCCGCATCTCACGACGGACGACGACACCCCCCAGGGGGAGAGGACGAACAATGGACAGGCCGGCGGTGGCGGTGCTCTTTGGCGGTCGATCCAGCGAGCACTCGATCAGTTCCGCAACGGCGGGCGGGGTGCTGCGGGCGATCGACCGTGA
- a CDS encoding D-alanine--D-alanine ligase family protein — MDRPAVAVLFGGRSSEHSISSATAGGVLRAIDRDRYRVIPIGITRDGAFVLEDDDPDKFALDAERLPEVVDNGTRVLWPDSTLTRELRVSDADGVRSLGDVDVVLPILHGRFGEDGTIQGMLELLGIPYAGAGVLMSAIGMDKHATKSVLKAAGVPVVPWVTVTRADLDRDRQLWDRRMRGLGLPVFVKPNRAGSSVGVSKVSDWAELDTALDVAFAEDSSVLVEQGVVGREVECGVLPGRGGAEPRVSVAGEIVVTGREFYDFEAKYLGAPGIDLVCPAELHDGELAEMQRIAARAFEAVGGEGLSRVDFFFTGTEFFVNEINTMPGFTPISMFPKCWIASGMTYPELISELVDTALEQAA, encoded by the coding sequence ATGGACAGGCCGGCGGTGGCGGTGCTCTTTGGCGGTCGATCCAGCGAGCACTCGATCAGTTCCGCAACGGCGGGCGGGGTGCTGCGGGCGATCGACCGTGACCGCTATCGGGTGATCCCGATCGGCATCACCCGCGACGGTGCGTTCGTCCTCGAGGACGACGACCCCGACAAGTTCGCCCTCGATGCCGAGCGTCTTCCCGAGGTGGTCGACAACGGCACCCGCGTGCTCTGGCCGGACTCGACGCTCACGCGCGAGCTGCGCGTCTCCGACGCCGACGGCGTGCGCTCGCTCGGCGACGTCGACGTGGTCCTGCCGATCCTGCACGGGCGGTTCGGCGAGGACGGGACGATACAGGGGATGCTGGAGCTCCTCGGCATCCCGTATGCAGGCGCCGGGGTGCTCATGTCGGCGATCGGCATGGACAAGCACGCGACGAAGAGCGTGCTCAAGGCGGCCGGAGTGCCCGTCGTGCCGTGGGTGACCGTGACGCGCGCCGATCTCGACCGGGATCGTCAGCTCTGGGATCGCCGGATGCGGGGACTCGGTCTGCCCGTGTTCGTCAAGCCGAACCGTGCAGGGTCGAGCGTCGGCGTGTCGAAGGTGTCGGACTGGGCGGAGCTCGACACTGCGCTCGACGTCGCCTTCGCGGAGGACTCGTCGGTGCTCGTCGAGCAGGGCGTGGTCGGGCGCGAGGTCGAGTGCGGCGTGCTCCCCGGTCGGGGCGGCGCTGAGCCGCGCGTGAGCGTGGCCGGCGAGATCGTCGTCACCGGGCGCGAGTTCTACGACTTCGAGGCGAAGTATCTCGGTGCGCCGGGGATCGACCTGGTGTGCCCCGCCGAGCTGCACGACGGCGAGCTCGCGGAGATGCAGCGGATCGCCGCCCGCGCGTTCGAGGCGGTCGGCGGCGAAGGCCTGTCGCGCGTGGACTTCTTCTTCACCGGCACCGAGTTCTTCGTCAACGAGATCAACACGATGCCGGGGTTCACCCCGATCTCGATGTTCCCGAAGTGCTGGATCGCGTCGGGGATGACCTACCCCGAGCTGATCTCCGAGCTCGTCGATACGGCGCTCGAGCAGGCCGCCTGA
- a CDS encoding DUF3515 family protein, whose amino-acid sequence MSRARRILAVLLAGTALAALTGCTSTVTGMQAAPASNDPACADVMVRLPDEVDGQARRWTDAQSTGAWGDPAAVLFTCGIDPLGPTELPCQSVGGVDWVIDDAEAPRYRVTTYGREPAVELYLDNDVVSSAAVLDSLSRLVSLLPEDGSACLDRADADAAAGD is encoded by the coding sequence GTGTCCCGAGCCCGCCGCATCCTCGCCGTCCTGCTCGCCGGAACCGCCCTCGCCGCCCTCACCGGGTGCACGTCCACGGTCACCGGCATGCAGGCGGCGCCCGCGTCGAACGACCCGGCCTGCGCCGACGTCATGGTGCGGCTCCCCGACGAGGTCGACGGCCAGGCCCGACGCTGGACCGACGCTCAGTCGACCGGCGCCTGGGGCGACCCCGCCGCCGTCCTGTTCACCTGCGGGATCGATCCCCTGGGTCCGACGGAGCTCCCCTGCCAGAGCGTCGGCGGGGTGGACTGGGTGATCGACGACGCCGAAGCGCCCCGGTATCGGGTCACCACCTACGGGCGTGAGCCCGCGGTCGAGCTGTACCTCGACAACGACGTGGTCTCGAGCGCCGCGGTGCTCGACTCCCTCTCGCGACTCGTGTCGCTGCTCCCCGAGGACGGCTCGGCCTGCCTCGACCGCGCAGACGCCGACGCCGCTGCGGGCGACTGA